In Podospora pseudopauciseta strain CBS 411.78 chromosome 3, whole genome shotgun sequence, one genomic interval encodes:
- a CDS encoding hypothetical protein (COG:S; EggNog:ENOG503NYP3), whose amino-acid sequence MAKTLFDLLEVHDQSSENEEDVPTVSQHPHPHPHPHPQAQVQVQPQPTEDGASVTSTAATEEMPPSGRPRPNTPRREADFSSLLNHAEKVEVSSLINRLTDMMQKQTTQLFDVFPPESNPLPVRITVWNKLPPYLRDLSLTKPVEEQPRKAPEKQENVKPSRSKKGGRSNGRRTDNSTSSDAPPSPAQREPDVPLGPRQQELKKEALMHFKRWQTAVLKRAGDISIRKANDYGNQYGYGPKRGSSSYKKKRANSKFQTQADGWVPVGRPDHVADSQPATMINVTPITVEADPAFWQLYPPIATALSTLPAGKRCLLLHCLMLLLLSLESYNAYTRILMLNITSSLRLPLRVLTEEEVRISKAFAELAKTVSFEEVALKRTEENKSSRRRAGPAGAHFVPSGNLAAPLIAASIGSVTGGMGVGSTTAAGLLGTMAESGLVVGNVLGMCPCRAGGKTMEQHAKDVSDAGFIPLRGIVNEECFKISEIVPDHRRIRVVLGVGAWLPNKTDIFRPWRCLGEQNEVYVVRWELDNLVKLNTALETMVKSAAWSIAKKEIIARSIYTSLIDARWPASLLKLSKIVDNPWNTCMVRADKLGSILADIISSKAPGERGVSLVGYSLGARAIYTCMAILAERRAFGLVENVVVMGLPAPSETAIWVAMRSVVTGRMVNVYSENDYILGFLCRQCSVEYGVAGLERIAGVESIEQLDVSAKVSSHLRYPYLAGTILHHIGWEDIDKEQATQQEHAMSIWEEKLRQHEARRAAVETGRPDPFKTLNTLTDTTNKGPEQGIIRTRMRKKKGKK is encoded by the exons ATGGCTAAAACCCTCTTTGACCTCCTGGAGGTGCACGACCAGTCGTCCGAAAACGAAGAAGACGTCCCAACAGTATCGCAGCATCCgcatccccacccccatccgcATCCCCAGGCCCAGGTCCAGGTCCAGCCCCAACCCACTGAAGACGGGGCGTCCGTTACCAGTACCGCAGCTACAGAGGAAATGCCACCCAGTGGCCGGCCCCGGCCCAACACTCCCAGGCGGGAGGCCGacttctcctcccttctcAACCATGCCGAAAAGGTCGAAGTCAGCTCGCTCATCAATAGACTGACCGACATGATGCAGAAGCAGACAACCCAGTTGTTTGATGTGTTTCCACCCGAGAGCAACCCCCTGCCCGTCCGCATCACGGTTTGGAACAAGCTTCCCCCCTATCTCAGAGACCTCAGCTTGACCAAGCCGGTCGAAGAGCAGCCCAGAAAGGCCCCAGAGAAGCAGGAGAATGTCAAGCCATCGCGCTCTAAGAAGGGAGGTCGGTCCAATGGCAGAAGAACTGACAATAGCACCTCATCGGAcgcccctccatccccagcCCAGAGGGAGCCTGACGTGCCACTCGGCCCTCGCCAAcaggagctcaagaaggaggcgCTGATGCACTTCAAGCGCTGGCAGACGGCTGTGCTCAAGCGTGCTGGCGACATTTCGATCCGAAAGGCGAACGACTACGGCAATCAGTATGGGTATGGGCCCAAGAGAGGCTCGTCGTCCTATAAGAAAAAGAGGGCAAACAGTAAGTTCCAGACCCAGGCCGACGGCTGGGTCCCAGTTGGACGTCCTGACCATGTGGCAGACTCGCAGCCGGCTACCATGATCAATGTCACACCCATCACCGTGGAAGCCGATCCTGCCTTCTGGCAACTGTACCCGCCCATTGCAACAGCGCTTTCGACTCTCCCGGCAGGCAAGAGATGTCTCTTGCTTCATTGCCTCATGCTTTTGCTGCTCTCGCTTGAGAGCTACAACGCCTACACCCGCATCTTGATGCTCAACATCACCTCGTCCCTTCGCTTACCACTGCGTGTCTTGaccgaggaagaggtgagAATTAGCAAGGCCTTCGCTGAGCTTGCCAAGACGGTGTCATTTGAAGAGGTGGCTTTGAAGAGGACGGAGGAGAACAAGTCTTCTCGGAGACGAGCCGGCCCAGCAGGCGCTCACTTTGTGCCCAGCGGCAATCTCGCAGCTCCGCTGATTGCTGCCAGCATCGGTTCAGTCACTGGTGGTATGGGAGTTGGGAGCACTACAGCCGCGGGCCTTCTTGGCACGATGGCTGAGAGTGGCCTCGTTGTCGGAAACGTTCTCGGTATGTGCCCTTGTCGAGCTGGCGGTAAAACTATGGAACAACACGCCAAAGACGTTAGTGACGCCGGCTTTATTCCTCTTCGCGGCATTGTCAACGAGGAGTGTTTCAAAATTAGCGAGATTGTTCCAGATCATCGCCGGATTCGAGTCGTGTTGGGAGTCGGTGCCTGGCTGCCTAACAAGACGGACATCTTCCGCCCCTGGAGATGCTTGGGGGAGCAGAATGAGGTGTATGTGGTTCGTTGGGAGCTCGACAACCTGGTCAAGCTGAACACGGCGCTCGAGACCATGGTCAAGAGCGCCGCGTGGTCCATCGCCAAGAAGGAAATCATTGCTCGGTCTA TTTATACTAGTCTGATCGACGCCCGTTGGCCGGCCTCTCTTCTAAAGCTCAGCAAGATTGTCGACAACCCCTGGAACACCTGCATGGTCCGCGCCGACAAGCTGGGCTCTATTCTTGCTGATATCATCTCAAGCAAGGCGCCCGGTGAGCGTGGTGTCTCGCTGGTCGGGTACAGCCTCGGTGCCCGCGCTATTTACACCTGTATGGCCATCTTGGCCGAGCGACGGGcgtttggtttggtggagAACGTGGTGGTCATGGGCCTTCCGGCGCCTTCGGAGACGGCCATCTGGGTCGCCATGAGAAGTGTGGTGACGGGTCGCATGGTCAATGTGTACTCGGAGAACGACTACATCCTGGGCTTCCTCTGCCGTCAGTGCAGTGTCGAGTATGGAGTTGCAGGTTTGGAGCGAATCGCCGGGGTTGAAAGTATCGAGCAATTGGATGTCTCTGCTAAGGTCAGTAGCCACCTCAGATACCCATACCTCGCCGGCACCATTCTGCATCACATCGGCTGGGAGGACATCGACAAGGAACAGGCCACCCAGCAGGAACACGCCATGTCGAtttgggaggagaagctccGGCAGCACGAGGCGAGAcgggctgctgttgagacGGGCAGGCCGGACCCTTTCAAGACCCTGAACACCTTGACGGATACAACGAACAAGGGTCCCGAGCAAGGTATTATTCGTACCCgcatgaggaagaagaagggcaagaaatGA
- a CDS encoding hypothetical protein (EggNog:ENOG503P3YD; COG:S), translating to MIKPHHLLRQPLRQIRPLSHPSSAFSTTSYPPLPQKPTAINPSHTPVDPDNLLSNPTWSITSLLPSSPSPSPSTPSITPHQLSHLLKLSALPPPEPTSPEPHNNNNNNNSKILSDLHSQLHFLAHLQSVNTSNVEPLSSIRDETPEGLAESTITVDTLKEALDNEERVGKWKRPRRRRTVDATTKEQRDVEKWDVLGTASEKVTVGGGGYFVVRSGMAVAAE from the coding sequence ATGATcaaacctcaccacctcctccggcaaCCCCTCCGCCAAATCCGCCCCCTATCTCACCCCTCTTCAGCCttttcaacaacctcctACCCCCCCCTACCCCAAAAACCCACCGCCATAAACCCCTCTCACACCCCAGTCGACCCTGACAACCTCCTCTCAAACCCAACCTGgtccatcacctccctcctcccctcttccccctccccctcaccatcaacaccatcaataACCCCACACCAACTCTCCCACCTTCTCAAACTCTCCGCCCTTCCTCCCCCAGAACCAACCTCCCCAGAAcctcacaacaacaacaacaacaacaactccaaAATCCTCTCCGACCTCCACTCCCAGCTCCACTTCCTCGCCCACCTCCAATCAGTCAACACATCCAACGTCGAACCCCTATCCTCTATCCGTGACGAGACCCCAGAAGGCCTCGCCGAATCGACAATCACAGTCGACACACTCAAGGAAGCCCTCGACAACGAGGAACGGGTGGGCAAGTGGaagcggccgaggaggaggaggactgTTGACGCTACTACCAAAGAGCAGAGAGACGTCGAGAAGTGGGATGTGCTGGGAACCGCCTCCGAAAAGGTCAccgtgggaggagggggctaCTTTGTCGTGAGGAGTGGCATGGCCGTTGCGGCAGAGTGA